A region from the Microbacterium lacus genome encodes:
- the hisS gene encoding histidine--tRNA ligase: protein MRDFLPADKARRERVLAVIRERYRAHGFDEIETPVMEEYARLHAGIGGDNEKLAYNVLKRGLDAEAIRAAAEDPSALTDLGLRYDLTVPLARFYATNRGQLPSVFRSIQIAPVWRAERPQKGRYRQFVQCDIDIIGDASGRAEAELAVATLDTLDALGLTGGSIRINDRRILDAMLEGFGFAPDERPGVLITIDKLDKVGPSGVIAELTGRGADPAAVRALGAFLERPQTREHIPFGSAHIRRALPDGIPDRPVEDLAAIGDAVAASRAERDVPLVFDPFLVRGMGYYTGTIMELAHPSVDYSLGGGGRYDGMIGRFLGQDVPAVGFSIGFERIVDLVGEQTASAAPAVVLVHDRDADLGALLTLKSRLVAEGSRVRLEQRTKNLKALLERAANDGYTAFGLVGADASDLEVKPLG from the coding sequence ATGCGCGACTTCCTTCCCGCAGACAAGGCCCGGCGCGAGCGCGTGCTCGCCGTCATCCGCGAGCGCTACCGCGCGCACGGATTCGATGAGATCGAGACGCCGGTCATGGAGGAGTACGCGCGTCTGCACGCCGGCATCGGCGGCGACAACGAGAAGCTCGCGTACAACGTGCTCAAGCGCGGGCTGGATGCCGAGGCGATCCGCGCGGCAGCCGAGGATCCGTCCGCGCTCACCGATCTCGGACTGCGCTACGACCTCACCGTTCCGCTCGCCCGCTTCTACGCCACGAACCGGGGTCAGCTGCCCTCGGTCTTCCGGTCGATCCAGATCGCGCCCGTGTGGCGCGCCGAGCGTCCGCAGAAGGGGCGGTACCGGCAGTTCGTCCAGTGCGACATCGACATCATCGGCGACGCCTCGGGGCGTGCCGAAGCGGAGCTCGCCGTCGCGACGCTGGACACGCTGGACGCGCTCGGGCTCACCGGCGGCAGCATCCGGATCAATGATCGGCGGATCCTCGATGCGATGCTCGAAGGCTTCGGCTTCGCGCCCGATGAGCGTCCGGGGGTGCTCATCACGATCGACAAGCTCGACAAGGTCGGACCCTCCGGCGTGATCGCCGAGCTCACCGGACGCGGCGCGGATCCTGCGGCCGTCCGTGCGCTGGGGGCGTTCCTGGAGCGTCCGCAGACGCGCGAGCACATCCCGTTCGGGTCCGCGCACATCCGCCGCGCGCTGCCGGACGGCATCCCGGATCGGCCCGTCGAGGATCTCGCCGCCATCGGCGATGCGGTCGCCGCCTCGCGCGCCGAGCGGGACGTGCCGCTCGTCTTCGACCCGTTCCTCGTGCGCGGCATGGGGTACTACACCGGCACGATCATGGAGCTCGCCCACCCCTCGGTGGACTACTCGCTCGGCGGCGGAGGCCGGTACGACGGCATGATCGGGCGCTTCCTCGGGCAGGACGTCCCGGCGGTCGGGTTCTCGATCGGATTCGAGCGGATCGTGGACCTCGTCGGCGAGCAGACCGCGTCGGCCGCCCCCGCGGTCGTCCTCGTGCATGATCGGGATGCCGATCTCGGCGCGCTGCTGACGCTCAAGTCCCGTCTCGTGGCCGAAGGCTCCCGCGTGCGGCTCGAGCAGCGCACGAAGAACCTCAAGGCCCTGCTCGAGCGCGCCGCGAACGACGGGTACACCGCCTTCGGTCTGGTCGGCGCCGACGCGTCAGATCTCGAGGTCAAGCCCCTCGGCTGA
- a CDS encoding MazG family protein: MTDTQPQQDPLRQAAETMRLVRDRCVWTRQITHRDLVPYLVEESAELVDAVEEGSRADLREELGDLLWQVLFHAEIASRDPVEPFDIDEVARGLTEKMVRRHPHVFAGEVAETPEQVLVLWNAAKAVEKSTRTSVLDGVSERMPSLALAQKMLGKGAPLGLGAAPVDAPSSEAELGEALLGLVALARENGWDAERALRERLRGLSMGIREAEAGLRD, from the coding sequence ATGACCGACACGCAGCCTCAGCAGGACCCGCTCCGTCAGGCGGCCGAGACGATGCGTCTCGTACGGGACCGCTGCGTGTGGACCCGGCAGATCACGCACCGCGACCTCGTGCCGTATCTGGTGGAGGAGAGCGCGGAGCTGGTCGACGCGGTCGAGGAGGGGTCGCGCGCGGACCTGCGCGAAGAACTCGGCGATCTGCTGTGGCAGGTGCTGTTCCACGCCGAGATCGCCTCCCGCGATCCTGTCGAGCCGTTCGACATCGACGAGGTCGCCCGTGGCCTGACCGAGAAGATGGTGCGGCGGCATCCGCATGTCTTCGCGGGCGAGGTCGCGGAGACCCCCGAGCAGGTGCTCGTGCTGTGGAACGCGGCGAAGGCGGTGGAGAAGAGCACACGCACGAGCGTGCTGGACGGGGTCTCCGAGCGCATGCCCTCGCTCGCCCTCGCGCAGAAGATGCTCGGCAAGGGGGCGCCCCTCGGGCTCGGTGCCGCCCCGGTCGACGCGCCGTCGTCGGAGGCGGAGCTCGGGGAGGCGCTCCTCGGGCTCGTCGCGCTCGCCCGCGAGAACGGGTGGGATGCCGAGCGGGCGCTCCGGGAACGTCTGCGTGGGCTCTCGATGGGGATTCGGGAGGCGGAGGCCGGACTGAGAGACTAG
- a CDS encoding O-methyltransferase, with translation MADPTPESWRRVDAYLTDTLVGHDPVLDDAVHSQQEAGLPAIEVAPVSGKLLNLLVRISGAQRVLEIGTLGAYSTIWMARAVGADGRVVTVEAEERNAVVARTNLERAGVSDRVEIRIGRAADVLPSLVGAEPFDLVFIDADKESNTIYLDWAARLGRPGTVVVLDNIGRGGEVANPATTSAQVIGTQRGLEMLRRDARFDATALQTLDRKGWDGVAIALVTDHVTDAASLD, from the coding sequence ATGGCCGACCCCACACCCGAGTCCTGGCGTCGCGTGGACGCTTATCTGACCGACACGCTCGTCGGCCACGACCCCGTGCTGGATGACGCGGTCCACTCGCAGCAGGAGGCGGGACTGCCGGCGATCGAGGTGGCTCCGGTGTCCGGGAAACTCCTGAATCTGCTCGTGCGCATCTCGGGTGCCCAGCGGGTGCTCGAGATCGGCACGCTCGGCGCGTACTCGACGATCTGGATGGCCCGCGCGGTCGGCGCGGACGGCCGGGTCGTCACGGTCGAGGCCGAAGAGCGCAACGCCGTCGTCGCCCGGACGAACCTCGAGAGGGCGGGTGTCTCCGACCGTGTCGAGATCCGGATCGGCCGCGCCGCGGACGTGCTGCCCTCCCTCGTGGGCGCCGAGCCGTTCGATCTCGTCTTCATCGACGCGGACAAGGAATCGAACACGATCTACCTCGACTGGGCGGCACGCCTCGGGCGCCCGGGAACGGTCGTCGTCCTGGACAACATCGGACGCGGGGGAGAAGTGGCCAACCCCGCGACGACGTCGGCCCAGGTGATCGGCACGCAGCGAGGTCTGGAGATGCTCCGGCGCGATGCGCGCTTCGATGCCACCGCGCTGCAGACGCTCGACCGCAAGGGCTGGGACGGCGTGGCGATCGCGCTCGTGACGGATCACGTGACGGATGCCGCGTCGCTAGACTGA
- a CDS encoding alanine racemase has protein sequence MTIDLLAASDAPLRTPWADPDSYWGAMTDAVAGVPAPAAALHLDALRYNALDMLVRAAGVPIRVASKSVRVREVLDAVLRLPGYCGILAFTLPEALWLAEIHGDIVLGYPTVDRAALRVLASDERAASRITLMVDDLAQLDALDAVAPPTGRPEIRVAIDADASWRAPGLGHVGVRRSPVHEAAEVAALARAIARRPGVRVVGLMMYEAQIAGQGDATGAGDPVIRWMQRRSAQELRDRRAAIVDAVRAIAPLEFVNGGGTGSLELTAADQSVTELTAGSGLLAGHLFDGYQAFDPAPAAAFALDVVRRPAPDIVTVLGGGWIASGPPVASRQPQPVWPHGLRTLAREGAGEVQTPLQGRAAAGLALGDRVWFRHAKSGELAERVDAYHLVGAGAPAGTAPTYRGEGKAFL, from the coding sequence ATGACGATCGATCTGCTCGCCGCGAGCGATGCACCGCTGCGCACGCCATGGGCCGATCCGGACTCGTACTGGGGTGCGATGACGGATGCCGTTGCCGGCGTGCCCGCCCCGGCGGCGGCGCTTCATCTGGACGCGCTGCGCTACAACGCGCTGGACATGCTCGTCCGCGCCGCCGGAGTTCCGATCCGTGTCGCGAGCAAGTCGGTGCGCGTGCGCGAGGTCCTGGATGCCGTGCTCCGCCTTCCCGGATATTGCGGCATCCTCGCCTTCACGCTGCCGGAGGCGCTCTGGCTCGCCGAGATCCATGGCGACATCGTCCTGGGCTACCCGACCGTGGACCGCGCGGCGCTGCGGGTGCTGGCCTCCGACGAACGGGCGGCGTCGCGGATCACGCTCATGGTCGATGACCTCGCTCAGCTGGACGCGTTGGATGCGGTCGCCCCGCCGACCGGGCGACCCGAGATCCGTGTCGCGATCGACGCCGACGCGTCCTGGCGGGCTCCCGGGCTCGGACACGTCGGTGTGCGCCGTTCCCCCGTGCACGAGGCGGCAGAGGTCGCGGCTCTGGCCCGGGCGATCGCCCGGCGACCCGGCGTGCGCGTGGTCGGGCTCATGATGTACGAAGCGCAGATCGCCGGTCAGGGCGACGCGACGGGGGCGGGCGATCCCGTCATCCGGTGGATGCAGCGCCGCTCCGCGCAGGAGCTGCGAGACCGTCGCGCGGCGATCGTCGACGCCGTCCGCGCGATCGCGCCGTTGGAATTCGTCAACGGCGGCGGCACCGGCTCCCTCGAGCTGACGGCCGCCGACCAGTCCGTGACCGAGCTCACGGCGGGGAGCGGTCTGCTCGCCGGCCACCTCTTCGACGGGTACCAGGCCTTCGACCCGGCACCCGCGGCTGCGTTCGCCCTCGACGTCGTGCGCCGGCCCGCTCCCGACATCGTCACCGTCCTCGGCGGCGGGTGGATCGCGTCCGGACCCCCGGTCGCGTCGCGTCAGCCGCAGCCGGTGTGGCCGCACGGCCTGCGGACTCTCGCTCGGGAGGGAGCCGGTGAGGTGCAGACGCCGCTGCAGGGTCGTGCGGCAGCCGGCCTCGCGCTCGGGGACCGGGTG
- the eno gene encoding phosphopyruvate hydratase has product MALIEAVNAREILDSRGNPTVEVEVLLDDGIVQRAAVPSGASTGAFEAYELRDGDKTRYSGKGVLKAVAAVVDELGPAIEGVEASEQRIVDEILNEVDGTENKKRVGANAILGVSLAVAKAAADSADLPLFRYLGGPNAHVLPVPLFNVINGGEHADNGIDFQEYFLAPIGADTYAESLRWGTEIYHVLKGELKAAGFNTALGDEGGFAPDLPSNRGGLDFLIKAIEKAGFAPGTDIAVGLDVAATEFFKDGVYTVEGKTWSAEQLTDYFADLVANYPIVTIEDALAEDDWDAWKALTDKIGTKVQLVGDDLFVTNPVRLQRGIDLGVANALLVKVNQIGTLSETLDAISLATQNGYRSMLSHRSGETEDTTIADLAVAVNAGQIKTGAPARSERVAKYNQLLRIEEELGDAAEFAGRGAFPRYRA; this is encoded by the coding sequence GTGGCACTAATCGAGGCTGTCAACGCGCGCGAGATCTTGGATTCGCGCGGAAACCCCACCGTCGAAGTGGAGGTTCTGCTCGACGACGGCATCGTCCAGCGTGCGGCGGTCCCCTCCGGCGCATCGACGGGCGCCTTCGAGGCGTACGAGCTGCGCGACGGCGACAAGACGCGCTACAGCGGCAAGGGCGTGCTCAAGGCCGTCGCCGCCGTGGTCGACGAGCTGGGTCCGGCGATCGAAGGCGTCGAGGCCAGCGAGCAGCGCATCGTCGACGAGATCCTGAACGAGGTCGACGGCACCGAGAACAAGAAGCGCGTCGGCGCGAACGCGATCCTCGGCGTGAGCCTCGCCGTCGCGAAGGCCGCCGCCGACAGCGCGGACCTCCCGCTGTTCCGCTACCTCGGCGGACCGAACGCGCACGTGCTGCCCGTACCGCTGTTCAACGTCATCAACGGCGGCGAGCACGCCGACAACGGCATCGACTTCCAGGAGTACTTCCTCGCGCCGATCGGTGCGGACACGTACGCCGAGTCGCTGCGGTGGGGCACCGAGATCTACCACGTCCTCAAGGGCGAGCTGAAGGCCGCGGGCTTCAACACGGCGCTCGGCGACGAGGGCGGCTTCGCCCCCGATCTGCCCAGCAACCGCGGGGGCCTGGACTTCCTCATCAAGGCGATCGAGAAGGCCGGGTTCGCGCCCGGAACCGACATCGCCGTCGGCCTGGACGTCGCGGCGACCGAGTTCTTCAAGGACGGCGTCTACACCGTCGAGGGCAAGACCTGGTCGGCCGAGCAGCTCACCGACTACTTCGCCGACCTCGTCGCGAACTACCCGATCGTCACGATCGAGGACGCGCTCGCCGAAGACGACTGGGACGCGTGGAAGGCGCTCACCGACAAGATCGGCACGAAGGTGCAGCTCGTCGGCGACGACCTCTTCGTCACGAACCCGGTCCGACTTCAGCGCGGCATCGACCTCGGCGTCGCGAACGCGCTGCTGGTGAAGGTGAACCAGATCGGCACGCTGTCCGAGACCCTCGATGCGATCTCGCTCGCGACCCAGAACGGCTACCGCTCGATGCTGTCGCACCGCTCCGGTGAGACGGAGGACACGACGATCGCCGACCTCGCCGTCGCCGTGAACGCGGGTCAGATCAAGACCGGTGCGCCTGCTCGCAGCGAACGTGTCGCGAAATACAATCAGCTTCTGCGCATCGAGGAAGAACTCGGCGACGCGGCGGAGTTCGCCGGTCGCGGAGCGTTCCCGAGGTACCGCGCGTAG
- a CDS encoding DUF501 domain-containing protein, with product MSTPPYAPVSDADLAVLREQLGRPARGVVGIAARCVCGNPTVAATAPRLDDGTPFPTFYYLTHPGATSAMSQLEATQVMRTLGDELDDPEVAAAYRRAHEAYLADRVQFGVVEEIDGISAGGMPTRVKCLHALAAHALAAGPGVNPIGDRALALSTWSPERCVCAQPGAAG from the coding sequence GTGAGCACTCCGCCGTATGCCCCCGTGAGCGATGCCGACCTCGCCGTGCTGCGGGAGCAGCTGGGGCGGCCCGCTCGTGGTGTCGTGGGGATCGCGGCCCGGTGCGTGTGCGGCAACCCGACGGTGGCGGCGACCGCCCCCCGACTGGACGACGGGACGCCTTTCCCGACGTTCTACTACCTGACGCACCCGGGCGCGACCTCCGCGATGTCGCAGCTGGAGGCGACGCAAGTGATGCGCACGCTCGGCGACGAGCTGGACGACCCCGAGGTGGCCGCGGCCTACCGACGTGCGCACGAGGCCTATCTCGCCGACCGCGTGCAATTCGGCGTCGTCGAGGAGATCGACGGAATCTCGGCGGGAGGGATGCCGACACGCGTGAAGTGCCTGCATGCCCTGGCCGCACACGCGCTGGCCGCGGGTCCGGGCGTCAACCCGATCGGGGACCGTGCCCTCGCGCTGTCGACGTGGTCGCCCGAGCGCTGCGTGTGCGCGCAGCCGGGAGCGGCCGGATGA
- a CDS encoding S8 family serine peptidase, producing MKIRAGLAALVAAATVLLAGSTATPSPASSDPVRAAEYWLDEYGVTQAWTTTRGEGVRIAIIDTGVGRGPVEFEGAVVAGTDVSGIGSPDGRTPVGAVDANHGSWVASLAASRGTGANTGMIGVAPASEILSVSVGFGSSATVPFTQQIAEAIRWSVDNGADIINLSLTTNTPDWDRSWDDAFLYAYDNDVVVVVAAGNRGSGTSRVGAPATIPGVLTVGGVDPQGRASLEASTQGITIGVSAPSENLLGVSADGRLVLWNGTSGAAPIVAGIAALVRAAHPELDAANVINRIIRTADPAAAATDVPDPLYGYGLVDAAAAVAASVPLVSENPMGSLKDWIRLYRRADTGPAPIPTADPVQIPALPPADAASRPASPLLPSSETLLYGTLPLMAGSAAAILVALGVIAAVRRIRLASRTPSR from the coding sequence ATGAAAATCCGGGCGGGGCTCGCCGCGCTCGTCGCCGCCGCGACCGTGCTGCTGGCGGGGTCCACCGCGACCCCGTCCCCGGCGTCGTCGGACCCGGTGCGCGCGGCGGAGTACTGGCTCGACGAGTACGGGGTCACGCAGGCCTGGACGACGACCCGCGGTGAAGGGGTGCGCATCGCGATCATCGACACCGGTGTCGGGCGCGGTCCTGTCGAGTTCGAGGGGGCGGTCGTCGCCGGCACCGACGTGTCGGGGATCGGGTCGCCGGACGGACGGACGCCCGTGGGTGCCGTGGACGCGAACCACGGCAGCTGGGTGGCCTCGCTCGCCGCGTCGCGGGGGACCGGGGCGAACACGGGCATGATCGGCGTGGCCCCGGCCTCGGAGATCCTGTCCGTGTCGGTGGGCTTCGGGTCCTCCGCGACCGTGCCGTTCACGCAGCAGATCGCCGAGGCGATCCGCTGGTCGGTCGACAACGGCGCCGACATCATCAACCTCTCGCTGACCACGAACACCCCGGATTGGGACCGGAGCTGGGACGACGCGTTCCTCTACGCGTACGACAACGACGTCGTCGTCGTCGTCGCAGCCGGGAACCGGGGGAGCGGGACGTCGCGCGTCGGGGCCCCGGCCACGATTCCGGGTGTGCTGACCGTCGGCGGCGTCGACCCGCAGGGTCGGGCGAGCCTCGAGGCCTCGACCCAGGGCATCACGATCGGCGTGTCGGCCCCCAGCGAGAACCTGCTCGGAGTCTCGGCCGATGGCCGCCTCGTGCTCTGGAACGGCACGAGCGGCGCAGCCCCGATCGTCGCCGGCATCGCCGCCCTCGTGCGCGCCGCGCACCCCGAGCTGGACGCCGCGAACGTGATCAACCGGATCATCCGCACCGCCGACCCCGCCGCGGCCGCCACCGACGTCCCCGATCCGCTGTACGGATACGGGCTCGTGGACGCCGCCGCCGCCGTGGCGGCCAGCGTGCCGCTGGTGTCCGAGAATCCGATGGGGAGCCTGAAGGACTGGATCCGGCTGTATCGCCGCGCGGACACCGGGCCCGCGCCGATCCCCACCGCGGATCCGGTGCAGATCCCCGCGCTGCCGCCCGCGGACGCGGCATCCCGTCCCGCCTCGCCGCTGCTGCCGTCGTCCGAGACGCTGCTGTACGGGACGCTTCCGCTGATGGCCGGTTCGGCGGCCGCTATACTGGTGGCGCTCGGCGTCATCGCAGCTGTCCGACGAATCCGATTGGCGTCCCGGACGCCGAGCCGCTGA
- a CDS encoding septum formation initiator family protein, whose amino-acid sequence MPNTTAPPSRARPIRRPARGPVDVRGWLGGIRLSGFMVIMMGLVVLAAFVLVPTIGTYVDQRQQIAALQAAVEVSREDVADLEAQRERFTDPAYITTQARERLYYVKPGEVVYLVDDDLPAALVPQEQAPVSDEVERTRTDWMSQFVRSVVQAGLAQTVKAPAIGVPDPAPTESPAP is encoded by the coding sequence GTGCCGAACACGACGGCTCCCCCTTCGCGTGCCCGGCCGATCCGTCGGCCGGCGCGTGGACCCGTCGACGTCCGGGGCTGGCTGGGCGGCATCCGTCTGTCCGGCTTCATGGTGATCATGATGGGGCTGGTCGTCCTCGCCGCGTTCGTGCTCGTGCCGACGATCGGCACCTACGTCGATCAGCGCCAGCAGATCGCGGCTCTGCAGGCAGCGGTCGAAGTGAGCCGCGAGGACGTCGCCGACCTCGAGGCGCAGCGGGAACGCTTCACGGATCCCGCGTACATCACGACCCAGGCACGCGAGCGGCTGTACTACGTCAAGCCCGGCGAGGTCGTCTACCTCGTGGACGACGACCTGCCCGCAGCGCTCGTGCCGCAGGAACAGGCGCCCGTGAGCGACGAGGTGGAGCGCACCCGCACCGACTGGATGTCCCAGTTCGTCCGTTCGGTCGTGCAGGCCGGCCTCGCGCAGACGGTGAAGGCCCCGGCGATCGGTGTGCCGGACCCCGCGCCCACCGAGAGTCCCGCGCCCTGA
- the nhaA gene encoding Na+/H+ antiporter NhaA codes for MSLLRSARFPAIILLAAAILALIVANTAAGPAALAVKDTYIGIPGVFEMSIGHWVQDGLLAVFFFMVAVELQFELTNGELNSARKAMQPAIAAAGGVIVPIVIFLIVSAGTDSARGWPIPTATDIAFALGVLAVFGKGLPSGIRIFLLALAILDDIVGIVFIAVLFTADVNLVMLGLAAVAVVLFGILSRQLDTRARVPIAVVLVVLGIATWVFVYESGVHATIAGVALGLAMAQHPAMRVRHALEPWVNGLVLPLFAFSAALVVIPAVSPSQLAPAFWGVLIALPVGKVIGISVFGWISLRIGNRGATPHLSFADLVAAGALGGIGFTVSLLLSELAFASDPLLRDEATLGVLGGSAISLIAAGILVAQRARHHRRRGSAEPAPAMATGADGGQLA; via the coding sequence GTGTCCCTGTTGCGTTCTGCCCGCTTTCCGGCGATCATCCTCCTCGCCGCCGCGATCCTCGCCCTGATCGTCGCCAACACGGCCGCAGGCCCCGCTGCGCTCGCGGTGAAGGACACCTACATCGGCATCCCCGGCGTCTTCGAGATGTCGATCGGCCACTGGGTCCAGGACGGTCTGCTGGCCGTGTTCTTCTTCATGGTCGCCGTCGAACTGCAGTTCGAGCTCACGAACGGCGAGCTCAATTCGGCGCGCAAGGCGATGCAGCCGGCGATCGCCGCGGCGGGCGGCGTGATCGTCCCGATCGTGATCTTCCTGATCGTCTCGGCGGGCACCGACTCCGCGCGCGGGTGGCCGATCCCGACCGCGACCGACATCGCGTTCGCACTGGGGGTTCTCGCCGTGTTCGGCAAGGGCCTGCCGTCCGGCATCCGGATCTTCCTGCTGGCCCTCGCGATCCTGGACGACATCGTCGGGATCGTCTTCATCGCGGTGCTGTTCACCGCGGACGTGAATCTCGTCATGCTGGGCCTCGCCGCCGTCGCCGTCGTGCTGTTCGGCATCCTGAGCCGTCAGCTCGACACCCGCGCGCGCGTGCCGATCGCCGTCGTCCTGGTCGTGCTCGGGATCGCGACGTGGGTGTTCGTGTACGAGTCGGGCGTCCACGCCACGATCGCCGGCGTCGCGCTGGGCCTCGCGATGGCGCAGCACCCGGCGATGCGGGTCCGGCACGCGCTCGAGCCGTGGGTGAACGGACTCGTCTTGCCCCTGTTCGCGTTCTCGGCCGCTCTCGTCGTGATCCCGGCGGTTTCGCCGTCGCAGCTCGCGCCCGCCTTCTGGGGCGTGCTGATCGCGCTCCCGGTCGGCAAGGTGATCGGCATCTCTGTCTTCGGATGGATCTCGTTGCGCATCGGCAACCGCGGCGCGACGCCGCACCTCTCCTTCGCCGACCTCGTGGCGGCGGGGGCGCTCGGGGGCATCGGCTTCACGGTATCGCTCCTGCTCTCGGAGCTCGCGTTCGCCTCCGATCCGCTGCTGCGCGACGAGGCGACCCTCGGTGTGCTCGGCGGCTCGGCGATCTCGCTCATCGCCGCCGGGATCCTCGTCGCCCAGCGCGCTCGCCACCACCGCCGGCGCGGATCGGCGGAGCCGGCACCGGCGATGGCGACGGGCGCGGACGGAGGGCAGCTGGCATGA
- a CDS encoding NAD(P)/FAD-dependent oxidoreductase yields MPRILIVGGGYAGFYTAWKLEKQLRKGEAEVTIVDPLPYMTYQPFLPEVAAGSIEARHSVVALRRHLKKTKIVAAKVTGISHAGKVATITPIVGEPYELEYDQIVVTAGAVSRTFPIPGIADNAIGLKTIEEAVAIRDRLMSNFDKASVLPPGPERDRLLTVVVIGGGFAGIEVFAELRDFASALVGKYPEVTFDDTHFHLIEAMGRIMPEVSLKTSEWVLKDLAKRGASVHLDTQVTGAVDGNIELSTGEVIPSDLIIWTAGVMANPTVVRGGDLPVEERGRIRTRADLRVGTEDEIVEGAWAAGDVSAVPDLSGGGVGGYCVPNAQHAVRQAKLLAKNLVAVLRGEEPRDYFHKNLGAVAGLGLYNGVFQSGKIALKGFVAWVAHRGYHGLAMPSWERKFRVVWGWWNNFWLGRDLVNLQAVQDPRYVFEEFAARPRPPQPAEAAPAKAPKAAPAEKVAAGS; encoded by the coding sequence GTGCCCAGGATCCTGATCGTCGGCGGCGGCTACGCGGGGTTCTACACCGCGTGGAAGCTCGAGAAGCAGCTGCGCAAGGGTGAGGCAGAGGTCACGATCGTCGACCCGCTTCCCTACATGACGTACCAGCCGTTCCTCCCCGAGGTCGCGGCGGGCTCGATCGAGGCCCGCCACTCGGTCGTGGCGCTGCGTCGTCACCTGAAGAAGACGAAGATCGTCGCGGCGAAGGTCACCGGCATCTCGCACGCCGGCAAGGTCGCCACGATCACCCCGATCGTCGGTGAGCCGTACGAGCTCGAGTACGACCAGATCGTCGTGACCGCCGGTGCCGTCTCGCGCACCTTCCCGATCCCGGGCATCGCCGACAACGCGATCGGTCTGAAGACGATCGAGGAGGCCGTCGCGATCCGCGACCGCCTGATGTCCAATTTCGACAAGGCCTCCGTGCTGCCTCCCGGCCCCGAGCGGGATCGCCTGCTCACCGTCGTCGTCATCGGCGGCGGCTTCGCCGGGATCGAGGTGTTCGCCGAGCTCCGCGACTTCGCGTCGGCGCTGGTGGGCAAGTACCCCGAAGTGACCTTCGACGACACGCACTTCCACCTGATCGAGGCGATGGGCCGCATCATGCCCGAGGTCTCGCTCAAGACGAGCGAGTGGGTGCTGAAGGACCTCGCCAAGCGGGGCGCTTCGGTGCACCTGGACACCCAGGTGACGGGCGCGGTCGACGGCAACATCGAACTGTCCACCGGTGAGGTGATCCCGAGCGACCTGATCATCTGGACTGCCGGTGTGATGGCCAACCCGACCGTCGTGCGCGGCGGCGACCTGCCGGTCGAAGAGCGCGGCCGCATCCGCACGCGCGCCGACCTCCGCGTCGGCACCGAAGACGAGATCGTCGAGGGCGCGTGGGCTGCAGGTGACGTCTCGGCGGTCCCCGACCTGAGTGGCGGCGGCGTCGGCGGGTACTGCGTCCCGAACGCCCAGCACGCCGTGCGTCAGGCGAAGCTCCTTGCGAAGAACCTGGTGGCTGTCCTGCGCGGCGAGGAGCCGCGCGACTACTTCCACAAGAACCTCGGCGCGGTGGCCGGGCTCGGCCTCTACAACGGCGTCTTCCAGTCCGGCAAGATCGCTCTGAAGGGCTTCGTCGCCTGGGTCGCGCACCGCGGATACCACGGTCTCGCGATGCCCTCGTGGGAGCGCAAGTTCCGCGTCGTGTGGGGCTGGTGGAACAACTTCTGGCTCGGTCGCGACCTCGTGAACCTGCAGGCTGTGCAGGACCCTCGGTATGTCTTCGAGGAGTTCGCCGCGCGCCCGCGTCCGCCGCAGCCCGCCGAGGCGGCACCGGCGAAGGCTCCGAAGGCCGCGCCGGCCGAGAAGGTCGCCGCCGGCAGCTGA